The following nucleotide sequence is from Carboxydothermus pertinax.
TCCTAAGTTTATTATTTTTACCGTTGAAGAGGGAAAAATTGTGAGCAGCGAAGTTTTAGAAAATACTTTTCACGGTTCCCATCACCACCACCATGACCATCACCATCACGAACACGGTCACGGTCACGGCGGAAGCCATGCTCGGATTATTAAAGCTTTCGACGGTGTTAGCGTGGTAATTTCCGGCGGTATGGGCTGGCGGATGCAGGAAGACTTAAAAGCCCACGGGATAACTCCAGTATTAACTCCTGAAAAAGATGCCCAAAAAGCCGTGGAAAAGTACTTAGAAGGCAGTCTTGACACTTTTGAGGGAAGCTGTTAAGAAGTTTTTCAAGAGGGACGGGAACTTTTAGGTTATAAAACAAGATTGAAGAATTATTCTAAATTGTTATTTCCCATTTTCTACTATTTTATATATAATAATGTTAGAGTCGCCGAAAAGAAGGGGTATTTATGTCCGAACTGATCTTTTTGACTTTCCCGTCCATTCACCACCTGTTGCAATTGGAAGATGTTTTAAAGAAAAATTCTTTAAAATTCCAAATAATACCTTTACCTCGAGAAATCCGCTCCGACTGCGGCACCTGTCTCTTAATTGAAAAAGAAGCAACAAAGGCTGTACTGGCTTTGGCCAAAAATCAGGGGATTCCAGTAGAAGGAGTTTATCCAGTTACTGACGAAAAAAAGAAGAGATTTTACCAAAAGCTTTTATCTTTAATGTAAGTAAAGGGGCTTCTCCTTTTCCCGGAAAAGCCCCTTTTATCTTTTATTGATGGCAACTGCTACAGAATTTCGTACGGTCATGACAGGTGACACATTGCTCCGAGCCATACTGCCCTACCGCTAGACCGTGGCGGGAAATCCAATCTTCCGTATGGCCAATTTTGCTGTGACAGCTGTTGCAGGTAGTTTTATTGGTATGACAGGTATTGCATTTTGCCGGATTTTTAGCGTATTCACTGCTATGAATTGCAAAAAATCCAGAATCATGGGGTTTGACATTATTATGGCAGGTACTACATTCAGTTTTGCTGTGACAGGTATAGCAAGTACTGCTTCCTTTGGCTAAAGCAGTAGCCCCGTGAGTTGTAGTCTTAAAGCTATTGCTATGGGGCATCGGTACTTTATGGCAACTATCGCAGGTTGCTTTAGTATGACAGGAGCCGTAACAGCTACTTGTCCCTTTAGCTAACGCTGTTTTGCCATGGGTCGAAAGCCAAGAAGCAGGGTGAGGCATATCTACCTTGTGACAACTGCTGCATTCGGTTTTGGTATGGCAGGAATAGCAGTTTACGTTTTTATTTTGCAGGGTAAACTTACCGTGATCCTTAGTCCATGAAGTCGGATGTGGCATTTCCACCTTGTGGCAGCTAATACAAGTTTGCGCCTTACCACCTTCCACCGGTTTTTCATGACAAGTATTGCATACTTTTACATCAGAAACCTTGTGGTTTTTGGCCCAACCCTCGGGGTGGGGCATTTGCACACCATTATGGCAGGAGTTACAGTATTTTTCTTGGCCCAAATCCCCAGTATGACAGGTAGTACAAGAAGCTAAATCTTTTTTCGCCTCAGTTCCATGAGCAGCAATCCACCTGGCGTCATGGTTCTGGGGTTTCATTGTAGCTTTGTCCTGGTGACAACTCTCACATTTTGTCGGGCCATTTTTCTCTTTGTGGCAATCTAGGCAATCCTGCATTTTTAAAGTCTTGGGACTGCCGTGCACTAAGTCACCGTGGCAGGTAACGCATTGTAAACCTTTCTTACTTGCATGGAGTTCATGACTAAAAGTGATTCCCACCGGTCCAGAAAGATTTGATAATTTATGGCAGGATTCACACCGGCGATTGGGGACTTCGGCCTTCCCTTTAATTTCTTTTGGATCTGGCCGTTGGATAAGTTCCACCGCTACCTGCCGTAGCCCCCCAACTTTTACTTTCATAAGTCCCACAAACCCCGGGTCCCGGTGGCAGGACATACAATCGGTTTTTGCATGGTTTGACTGTTTCCAGGCAGTTACATACGGCTTCATCGAATGGCAGGTATTACAAAAAGTTGGTTTACTGGTTTCGTGTATAGCAAAAGGAGCTGCTACCGCTACAATTGCCGCCGCAATTATTATCACCCAGAGGAGCCTTTTTTGCACCGTCTCACCCCCTTTCATAACTTTAATTCGACATTACTTTAATTCAATATTACTTTAATTCGACATTTATTGTAATAATTCCTTTAAAACCAGCATATTTTTATGGTATTATTAATTTTTTATTTTCAGCGAAAAGAGGGGTTTTTAACCCCTCTTTTCTTATCTAAAATTTTAGATATTATTATTTAAGATAAGATTTTAATACGTAGCCGGTGTAGGTATTGGTACCTACCTTTACCTGGACTTTATAGTAGTTGCCCGAAGTACTTACATAAGTTACTTTCGTACCAGCTTTAAGGGTAGTGAGCTTAAAAGCTTTGGTAGAAGCAGTCGCATAAAGATAAGTAGTTTTAGTCACCGTATAAGTTTTAACTACTGGAGTAGTAGCAAGCTTTCTGGCACCATAAAGAATTGGATCTCCTTTATAACCAAGAGCTTTCCAATCAAGAATGCCCCGGTTACTGTGACAGCTAGTACAGGATAAAGCCTGGCTTGCCGGCTTCACTTCATGGTATAAGCCCATATAACGTTCCGCATATACCCACTTCACGGGTGTTACTAAATCAACCCCAAACCACATTTTATACCCCTTGGTAAAACCACCCAAAGTATCACCGGTCATAAATACATAACCCGCTAATGCCGGGAAGAATTTACCGGTAACCGGATCGATAGGCATATAAGCATAGTGGTAACGGAAGGGGAAAATTTTAGCTTTAGGATCGTTAATCGAACCAATTGGGGCAAACAAAGTTACGTAATCAGGTTTTGTAGTTCGGTCCGGTACATACTTGTTATTTTTATTAAATACCGCCGGTGCATCGGTCGGTTGAGCATAAGAAGTACCATTCCACCAGAGGTAAACCGGCTTTAAGTTTTGGCCCCGTTCAATCTTAGGTTCATAAAGCGCGGTAACACTATTATATTCCGCCTGCGACCAATCCCGGAAAACATCGGTAGACTGAGTTATCGCATACTCGGTTACGTGACAGGTAGTGCAGTCGATGCTCTTAATATGGTTATTTAAGGTTGCCCCCAGAGGGCCTTTGTGAACCGAGGTGGTATGACAGTTTTCACAACGGACGTTATAGTTTAACTCGTTGGTCCGTAAATCCACACCTCTACCGGCAATTTTATGGTTCT
It contains:
- a CDS encoding DUF3343 domain-containing protein produces the protein MSELIFLTFPSIHHLLQLEDVLKKNSLKFQIIPLPREIRSDCGTCLLIEKEATKAVLALAKNQGIPVEGVYPVTDEKKKRFYQKLLSLM
- a CDS encoding NapC/NirT family cytochrome c — encoded protein: MQKRLLWVIIIAAAIVAVAAPFAIHETSKPTFCNTCHSMKPYVTAWKQSNHAKTDCMSCHRDPGFVGLMKVKVGGLRQVAVELIQRPDPKEIKGKAEVPNRRCESCHKLSNLSGPVGITFSHELHASKKGLQCVTCHGDLVHGSPKTLKMQDCLDCHKEKNGPTKCESCHQDKATMKPQNHDARWIAAHGTEAKKDLASCTTCHTGDLGQEKYCNSCHNGVQMPHPEGWAKNHKVSDVKVCNTCHEKPVEGGKAQTCISCHKVEMPHPTSWTKDHGKFTLQNKNVNCYSCHTKTECSSCHKVDMPHPASWLSTHGKTALAKGTSSCYGSCHTKATCDSCHKVPMPHSNSFKTTTHGATALAKGSSTCYTCHSKTECSTCHNNVKPHDSGFFAIHSSEYAKNPAKCNTCHTNKTTCNSCHSKIGHTEDWISRHGLAVGQYGSEQCVTCHDRTKFCSSCHQ
- a CDS encoding SH3 domain-containing protein, which gives rise to MRRKSLIFILLAGFVLLFSGTALAADHSQGKDCLSCHPKYDHSRLQKYEGSKTCLPCHSDQVNEVIHSDHYTWQSKPVNLIDASGKSWPADKPVGKLGGLNDFCITPDINFLGILTNKNGVNVKGGCAQCHIGMGGNPAKLTEEQNKENVDCLLCHADYAVYNRNLKTVVYGQDGKYYYIPNTAVIDIVYLKKATVAGTVDITAALKSIKKTPDNKNCLQCHAFAGGGANNKRGDLEPIHMTDPAKVDVHMGKGLSCLSCHKTENHKIAGRGVDLRTNELNYNVRCENCHTTSVHKGPLGATLNNHIKSIDCTTCHVTEYAITQSTDVFRDWSQAEYNSVTALYEPKIERGQNLKPVYLWWNGTSYAQPTDAPAVFNKNNKYVPDRTTKPDYVTLFAPIGSINDPKAKIFPFRYHYAYMPIDPVTGKFFPALAGYVFMTGDTLGGFTKGYKMWFGVDLVTPVKWVYAERYMGLYHEVKPASQALSCTSCHSNRGILDWKALGYKGDPILYGARKLATTPVVKTYTVTKTTYLYATASTKAFKLTTLKAGTKVTYVSTSGNYYKVQVKVGTNTYTGYVLKSYLK